The following proteins are encoded in a genomic region of Nakaseomyces glabratus chromosome J, complete sequence:
- the BUD2 gene encoding GTPase-activating protein BUD2 (CAGL0J10428g~Has domain(s) with predicted GTPase activator activity, role in regulation of GTPase activity, regulation of small GTPase mediated signal transduction and intracellular localization) → MSNIEQLQAHFTSERFQVLIKKNKGCFIGKVDWCSELSIDVWKTHYLQITDQGSLTHAIETPIISKEFVGATSGFKEPKHPIIKHLQKCGVRLLSANQHSQPGGQQTYQSQPLPIIEVIARNPNATKDMKVYLRIVNLEKFQELLVSLIWWSTFNSKGIFDKVRIQHPEYLPQTEPTDRIDVLSESFEIECNVYGPIPFDANVTTLKNISNIENYLSHSSFIDAGSMLDPDYLSNSSNFSWFKAKCILKKTGILDIIIDETIIYSLDVKTLLSSEVRIVNGHLYDDNCLYIGHLSSLRSKINYVGGNLLGGVGLDDKHQALLLHSKLKHEIELMYTLFQLFTSAEQLSLIGAARSNTLRLVNNLEVSVLEGNLNDMSGIEEGTLFVDVILWGKIFARTPFVQSSKNPFWREIFEFTEAVIPDKLQFDLKYNSDYKQQILGRCTITKDMIHGTMLDKETRVPLFSVANPEKQVGTLCLKVTSRRNYILPPNNFKKIDETLNSINLKYLTGFAYGESIGTSKEVEKCAVTFLNIFQTLQKEDIWCTILINKELEDFSKQSGSRPGIDGQYMPSRVNSLFRGNSILTKTLELYFLRIGREYLEKAFGTLIRNLLNEEVSFEMDPMRISAKDDIERRQIIQHNSEDLKQWVCTIWNRIIETSNDLPKKIKKQLHELRKGFEIICLEKGQQSILNCISAFLFLRFFCPLILNPKLFKFTESHLTMKQTRNMLLITKVLQNISTLNPFGVKEQWLQPLNPFVEGFREQVIEYVDKVTERKIDFSTKLLGSTADRETAMSIIKPDVLPYMKSSVYGIDKYQDETELIELITTDKLGVQNNIKSERTSDLDKLDDWTTVDEEKPEIGELEFEEITEDNSDVFGDDLMRYLKSNESPKKKPSSKIYSMQFKEITKQDYDLFEQLETESALLVNKLDRLLDRLADYEYPSIQLTEMGSFVQSMSNKIYYTKNGVIVADVLRDGYDDDQFSRLFNEDGKTDVFLSLPTVDIQNKRDNTERSQLHLHHQMNGNGKVKSSSMYNLGKIIGTKKKMSESEEFEDEKKLNATTRFGRWLKKKI, encoded by the coding sequence ATGTCCAATATAGAGCAGCTGCAGGCACATTTCACATCAGAACGATTCCAAGTTCTtataaagaagaacaaaggGTGTTTTATAGGAAAGGTAGACTGGTGCAGTGAACTATCAATAGATGTCTGGAAGACACATTACCTCCAAATTACAGATCAAGGGTCACTGACACATGCCATTGAAACACCAATAATTAGTAAGGAATTTGTTGGAGCAACAAGCGGTTTTAAAGAACCTAAGCATCCAATCATAAAGCATTTACAAAAATGTGGAGTACGATTGCTAAGTGCAAATCAGCATTCACAACCAGGTGGGCAGCAGACATACCAAAGTCAGCCGCTGCCTATAATAGAGGTTATCGCAAGGAATCCTAACGCAACAAAGGATATGAAGGTCTACTTGAGGATAGTAAATTTAGAGAAATTCCAAGAACTCCTAGTGTCTTTGATATGGTGGAGTACTTTTAATAGTAAAGGGATATTTGATAAGGTAAGAATTCAGCATCCCGAGTACCTGCCACAAACAGAACCAACTGACAGGATTGACGTCCTTTCTGAatcatttgaaattgaGTGCAATGTCTATGGTCCTATTCCCTTTGATGCAAATGTCACTACgctcaaaaatatatctaaTATTGAAAATTATTTGAGTCATAGTTCATTTATTGATGCTGGTAGCATGCTTGATCCAGattatttatcaaattcatcaaatttctCCTGGTTTAAAGCCAAATGTATTCTCAAAAAGACAGGTATTCTGGATATAATTATCGATGAGACCATAATTTACTCCTTGGATGTGAAGACATTACTTTCATCTGAAGTGAGAATAGTTAATGGGCATTTGTATGATGATaattgtttatatattggCCACCTCAGTTCACTAAGATCGAAGATAAATTACGTTGGTGGAAATTTATTGGGAGGGGTAGGTTTAGACGACAAGCATCAAGCTTTATTACTGCATAGCAAGCTTAAACATGAAATTGAATTAATGTATACactttttcaacttttcaCTTCTGCAGAACAATTATCTCTTATAGGTGCTGCCAGATCCAATACCTTAAGATTAGTTAATAATTTGGAAGTGTCCGTTCTTGAAGGAAATCTAAATGATATGTCTGGCATCGAAGAAGGTACTTTATTTGTAGATGTTATTCTTTGGGGCAAAATATTTGCAAGAACTCCATTTGTCCAAAGCTCAAAAAATCCCTTTTGGAGGGAGATATTTGAATTTACAGAAGCTGTTATACCAGACAAATTACAATTCGATCTAAAATACAATTCAGACTATAAACAGCAAATATTAGGAAGGTGTACAATAACTAAAGATATGATACATGGAACTATGTTGGATAAGGAAACACGTGTACCGCTATTTTCAGTAGCTAATCCAGAGAAACAAGTCGGGACATTATGTTTAAAGGTAACTAGTAGAAGAAACTACATTCTTCCACCaaacaatttcaagaaaattgatgaaactTTAAATTCCATAAATCTGAAATATCTGACAGGCTTTGCTTATGGGGAAAGTATAGGGACATCAAAAGAAGTAGAAAAATGTGCAGTCACATTCctgaatatttttcaaaCATTGCAAAAGGAAGATATATGGTGTACTATACTAATTAACAAGGAGCTTGAGGATTTTAGTAAGCAATCAGGTAGTAGGCCTGGTATTGATGGGCAGTACATGCCTTCTCGTGTTAACTCTCTGTTTAGAGGAAATAGCATTTTAACGAAGACCTTGgagttatattttttgagaATTGGACGTGAATATCTCGAAAAGGCGTTTGGTACTTTGATAagaaatttattaaatgaagaagTGTCCTTCGAAATGGATCCAATGAGAATAAGCGCAAAGGACGATATTGAACGTCGACAAATTATACAACACAACTCGGAAGACCTGAAACAATGGGTTTGTACTATATGGAATAGAATAATCGAAACTAGTAACGACCTTCcaaaaaagataaagaaacaGCTCCATGAGTTAAGGAAGGGATTTGAAATCATATGTTTAGAAAAAGGTCAGCAAAGCATATTGAATTGTATTTCAGCATTTTTATTCCTTCGTTTCTTTTGTCCATTAATTTTGAATCCAAAATTATTTAAATTTACTGAAAGTCATTTGACAATGAAGCAAACAAGAAACATGTTGCTGATTACAAAGGTTCTACAAAATATATCTACCCTCAATCCGTTTGGAGTCAAAGAGCAATGGCTTCAACCCTTAAATCCATTTGTAGAAGGTTTCAGAGAGCAAGTGATAGAATATGTTGACAAGGTTACAGAAAGAAAGATTGATTTCTCAACAAAATTGCTGGGATCTACTGCTGACCGTGAAACAGCTATGTCGATCATTAAACCCGACGTTCTGCCGTATATGAAGTCTAGTGTTTACGGTATTGATAAGTACCAGGATGAAACTGAGTTGATAGAGCTTATAACTACTGATAAGTTAGGAgtacaaaataatattaaatcTGAAAGAACTTCAGATCTGGATAAACTAGATGACTGGACTACAGTTGACGAGGAGAAACCGGAAATTGGGGAGTTAGAATTCGAGGAAATTACTGAGGATAACTCAGATGTTTTTGGAGATGATTTGATGAGATACTTAAAATCTAATGAATCTCCAAAAAAGAAGCCATCCTCAAAGATTTATAGTATGcaattcaaagaaattacAAAGCAGGACTATGATCTTTTTGAGCAACTAGAGACGGAATCAGCGCTGTTAGTAAATAAGCTTGATAGGTTACTTGATAGGTTGGCAGACTATGAATATCCATCCATTCAACTTACAGAGATGGGATCTTTTGTGCAGTCAATGTCTAATAAGATATATTATACAAAGAATGGTGTCATTGTTGCTGATGTTTTACGGGATGGTTATGATGATGATCAGTTCAGCCGGTTATTCAATGAAGATGGTAAAACTGATGTATTCTTGTCATTACCCACAGTCGATATACAAAACAAGAGAGACAACACAGAGAGATCGCAACTGCACTTACACCATCAAATGAATGGAAACGGTAAGGTGAAATCGTCTTCAATGTACAACTTGGGCAAAATCATTGGcacaaagaagaagatgtcAGAATCTGAGGagtttgaagatgaaaagaaactaaATGCAACTACAAGATTTGGAAGATggctgaagaagaagatatag
- the RPL28 gene encoding 60S ribosomal protein uL15 (CAGL0J10384g~Ortholog(s) have RNA binding activity and cytosolic large ribosomal subunit, mitochondrion, nucleus, preribosome, large subunit precursor localization), whose translation MPTRFTKTRKHRGHVSAGKGRIGKHRKHPGGRGMAGGQHHHRTNLDKYHPGYFGKVGMRYFHKQQNHFWRPVLNLDKLWTLIPEDKRDEYLKSSSKSAAPVIDTLAAGYGKVLGKGRIPNVPVIVKARFVSKLAEEKIKAAGGVVELIA comes from the exons ATGCCAACCAGATTCACCAAGACTAGAAAGCACAGAGGTCACGTCTCAG CCGGTAAGGGTCGTATCGGTAAGCACAGAAAGCACCCTGGTGGTAGAGGTATGGCTGGTGGTcaacaccaccacagaACCAACTTGGACAAGTACCACCCAGGTTACTTCGGTAAGGTTGGTATGAGATACTTCCACAAGCAACAAAACCACTTCTGGAGACCAGTTTTGAACTTGGACAAGTTGTGGACTTTGATCCCAGAAGACAAGAGAGACGAATACTTGAAGTCTTCTTCCAAGTCTGCTGCTCCAGTTATCGATACTTTGGCTGCCGGTTACGGTAAGGTCTTGGGTAAGGGTAGAATCCCAAATGTCCCAGTAATTGTCAAGGCTAGATTCGTCTCCAAGTTGgctgaagaaaagatcaaGGCCGCTGGTGGTGTCGTCGAATTGATTGCTTAa
- the ARC1 gene encoding Arc1p (CAGL0J10406g~Ortholog(s) have enzyme activator activity, phosphatidylinositol-3,5-bisphosphate binding, phosphatidylinositol-3-phosphate binding, tRNA binding activity) yields MSDLVAKFKGLSVADSTAQLSREQSALVAQWESILKTGQLQANLNNLNLQLRDNSFIAATSQPTVHDVELFEATLPVIKELVSSSKDIKGTLGSYRHIIRWVDYLQALLQLSKDQTLEFDRNIELPREVIEKPKKKDDAKKDDGKKDDKKDDKKKANDGDKKQRGKPDEETLKKLREEAKAKKAAKKAAQAQQQKETKAPEKVLPSVIDFRVGFIQKAIKHPDADSLYVSTIDVGDEEGPRTVCSGLVKHFPLEAMQERYVVAVCNLKPVNMRGVKSTAMVLCGSNAEDKVEFVEPPKGSKAGDKVFFEGFGAEDPLKQLNPKKKLWEQLQPHFSTNENLEVIFKDEEDKEHPVRKLTNAKGEEFKVATIVNANVR; encoded by the coding sequence ATGTCTGATCTAGTTGCTAAGTTTAAGGGTTTATCTGTTGCTGATTCTACAGCTCAACTAAGTCGTGAGCAATCTGCTTTGGTTGCTCAATGGGAGTCTATTCTAAAGACTGGTCAATTGCAAGCCAACTTGAACAATTTGAACTTGCAATTGAGAGATAACAGTTTCATTGCTGCTACTTCTCAGCCAACAGTTCACGATGTTGAATTGTTCGAAGCCACTTTGCCAGTTATCAAGGAACTAGTTTCCAGTTCTAAGGACATTAAGGGTACTTTGGGTAGCTACAGACACATTATTAGATGGGTTGACTACTTGCAAGCTTTGTTGCAATTGTCTAAGGACCAAACTTTGGAATTTGACCGTAACATCGAATTGCCAAGAGAAGTTATTGAGaagccaaagaagaaggatgATGCTAAGAAGGATGACGGTAAGAAGGATGATAAGAAGGAtgacaagaagaaggctAACGATGGTGACAAGAAGCAAAGAGGTAAGCCAGATGAGGagactttgaagaagttgagaGAAGAAGCCAAGGCGAAGAAGGCCGCTAAAAAGGCTGCACAAgcacaacaacaaaagGAAACAAAGGCTCCAGAGAAGGTATTGCCATCTGTCATTGACTTCCGTGTCGGTTTCATTCAAAAGGCTATTAAGCACCCAGATGCTGACAGTTTGTACGTCTCCACTATCGATGTTGGTGATGAGGAAGGTCCAAGAACTGTTTGTTCTGGTCTAGTCAAGCACTTCCCACTAGAGGCCATGCAGGAACGTTATGTTGTTGCTGTCTGTAACTTGAAGCCAGTCAACATGAGAGGTGTAAAGTCTACCGCTATGGTTTTGTGTGGTTCTAATGCTGAGGATAAGGTTGAATTTGTTGAACCACCAAAGGGCTCCAAGGCAGGTGACAAAGTTTTCTTCGAAGGTTTCGGCGCTGAAGATCCATTGAAGCAATTGAACCCTAAGAAGAAGCTGTGGGAGCAATTGCAACCACATTTCAGCACTAACGAAAACTTGGAAGTTATCTTcaaggatgaagaagataagGAACATCCAGTTAGAAAATTGACTAATGCTAAGGGTGAAGAATTCAAAGTTGCTACCATCGTTAATGCTAATGTCCGTTAA